One part of the Haliaeetus albicilla chromosome 9, bHalAlb1.1, whole genome shotgun sequence genome encodes these proteins:
- the PFN2 gene encoding profilin-2 isoform X1, translating into MAGWQSYVDNLMCDGCCQEAAIVGYCDAKYVWAATAGGIFQSITPVEIDMIVGKDREGFFTNGLTLGAKKCSVIRDSLYVDGDCTMDIRTKSQGGEPTYNVAVGRAGRVLVFVMGKEGVHGGGLNKKAYSMAKYLRDSGF; encoded by the exons ATGGCCGGCTGGCAGAGCTACGTGGACAACCTGATGTGCGATGGCTGCTGCCAGGAGGCCGCCATTGTGGGCTACTGCGACGCCAAGTACGTCTGGGCAGCCACGGCCGGCGGCATCTTCCAGAGCATCACG CCAGTAGAAATAGATATGATTGTAGGAAAAGACCGAGAGGGTTTCTTCACCAATGGTCTGACCCTTGGTGCGAAGAAGTGCTCTGTGATCAGAGATAGCCTGTATGTCGATGGCGACTGCACAATGGACATCAGGACAAAGAGTCAAGGTGGTGAGCCGACGTACAATGTTGCTGTAGGCAGAGCTGGCCGAG tcttGGTCTTTGTAATGGGCAAAGAAGGGGTCCATGGAGGCGGATTGAATAAGAAGGCATACTCAATGGCAAAATACTTGAGAGACTCTGGGTTCTAG
- the PFN2 gene encoding profilin-2 isoform X2 — MAGWQSYVDNLMCDGCCQEAAIVGYCDAKYVWAATAGGIFQSITPVEIDMIVGKDREGFFTNGLTLGAKKCSVIRDSLYVDGDCTMDIRTKSQGGEPTYNVAVGRAGRALVIVMGKEGVHGGTLNKKAYELALYLRRSDV; from the exons ATGGCCGGCTGGCAGAGCTACGTGGACAACCTGATGTGCGATGGCTGCTGCCAGGAGGCCGCCATTGTGGGCTACTGCGACGCCAAGTACGTCTGGGCAGCCACGGCCGGCGGCATCTTCCAGAGCATCACG CCAGTAGAAATAGATATGATTGTAGGAAAAGACCGAGAGGGTTTCTTCACCAATGGTCTGACCCTTGGTGCGAAGAAGTGCTCTGTGATCAGAGATAGCCTGTATGTCGATGGCGACTGCACAATGGACATCAGGACAAAGAGTCAAGGTGGTGAGCCGACGTACAATGTTGCTGTAGGCAGAGCTGGCCGAG CATTGGTTATAGTCATGGGAAAGGAAGGTGTCCATGGAGGGACACTCAACAAGAAAGCATATGAACTGGCTTTATACCTGAGGAGGTCTGACGTCTAA